One stretch of Echeneis naucrates chromosome 11, fEcheNa1.1, whole genome shotgun sequence DNA includes these proteins:
- the mrpl3 gene encoding large ribosomal subunit protein uL3m isoform X1, translating to MAAWSCRFLLQRGTRLISLRAAAESPVQLVGCVRTVKTTTWFDEHLTEDNQKYMRKSLAEEYRRQTAEKLNPLKDEPWQRHEWTEGSRRVGLVAVKLGMAPIWTTTGERHVVTMLQVQDCHVIKYLPKEEYDGCTAALIVGGKNVSPFYRSESELEMFRNAGVPPKQKVTTFKVSDNALIKPGTPLYAAHFRPGQYVDVTAKSIGKGFQGVMKRWGFKGQPATHGQTKTHRRPGASGPGGDPAKVFKGKKMPGKMGNTYITAHGLKIWRVNTKHNVLYVHGSVPGHRNCLLKVRDTALPTRSSTLLNPPFPTYFSEEEADLDEDLYDDNLFFHTEPSLTLT from the exons ATGGCGGCCTGGAGCTGCCGGTTTCTTCTCCAGCGGGGAACTCGACTCATTTCTCTCCGAGCGGCAGCTGAAAG tCCTGTCCAGTTGGTGGGCTGCGTTAGGACGGTAAAAACCACAACATGGTTTGATGAACATCTCACAGAGGATAACCAAAAGTACATGAGGAAGAGTTTGGCAGAGGAGTACAGAAGACAAACAGCTGAGAAACTCAACCCACTTAAAGACGAGCCCTGGCAACGTCACGAATGGACAGAGG GGAGCAGAAGAGTTGGGCTAGTGGCTGTTAAGTTGGGAATGGCACCCATCTGGACCACAACAGGAGAAAGACATGTAGTCACCATGTTACAG gtgcaGGACTGTcatgtaataaaatatttaccCAAAGAAGAATATGATGGATGTACAGCTGCTCTCATTGTGGGCGGGAAAAACGTATCGCCATTCTAT AGGTCTGAAAGTGAGTTGGAGATGTTCAGGAATGCAGGAGTGCCCCCAAAACAGAAAGTTACCACCTTTAAGGTCTCTGATAACGCCCTCATCAAACCAG gcaCTCCTCTGTATGCAGCACATTTCCGCCCAGGCCAATATGTAGACGTCACAGCCAAATC catTGGTAAAGGTTTTCAAGGGGTAATGAAGAGATGGGGGTTCAAGGGTCAGCCGGCAACCCATGGCCAGACCAAAACTCATCGAAGACCAGGAGCCTCTGGACCAGGAGGG GATCCTGCCAAAGTTTTCAAAGGGAAGAAGATGCCTGGGAAAATGGGAAACACCTACATCACAGCCCATGGACTGAAG ATATGGAGAGTCAATACCAAGCACAATGTGCTGTATGTTCACGGCTCCGTACCCGGCCACAGGAACTGCTTACTGAAG GTGAGAGATACTGCCCTGCCAACCAGGAGCTCCACTCTCCTCAACCCTCCTTTCCCCACCTACTTTAGTGAAGAGGAAGCCGACCTTGATGAAGACCTGTATGATGACAACTTGTTCTTTCACACAGAACCATCTTTAACACTGACCTGA
- the mrpl3 gene encoding large ribosomal subunit protein uL3m isoform X2 gives MAAWSCRFLLQRGTRLISLRAAAERCPVQLVGCVRTVKTTTWFDEHLTEDNQKYMRKSLAEEYRRQTAEKLNPLKDEPWQRHEWTEGSRRVGLVAVKLGMAPIWTTTGERHVVTMLQVQDCHVIKYLPKEEYDGCTAALIVGGKNVSPFYRSESELEMFRNAGVPPKQKVTTFKVSDNALIKPGTPLYAAHFRPGQYVDVTAKSIGKGFQGVMKRWGFKGQPATHGQTKTHRRPGASGPGGDPAKVFKGKKMPGKMGNTYITAHGLKIWRVNTKHNVLYVHGSVPGHRNCLLKVRDTALPTRSSTLLNPPFPTYFSEEEADLDEDLYDDNLFFHTEPSLTLT, from the exons ATGGCGGCCTGGAGCTGCCGGTTTCTTCTCCAGCGGGGAACTCGACTCATTTCTCTCCGAGCGGCAGCTGAAAGGTG tCCTGTCCAGTTGGTGGGCTGCGTTAGGACGGTAAAAACCACAACATGGTTTGATGAACATCTCACAGAGGATAACCAAAAGTACATGAGGAAGAGTTTGGCAGAGGAGTACAGAAGACAAACAGCTGAGAAACTCAACCCACTTAAAGACGAGCCCTGGCAACGTCACGAATGGACAGAGG GGAGCAGAAGAGTTGGGCTAGTGGCTGTTAAGTTGGGAATGGCACCCATCTGGACCACAACAGGAGAAAGACATGTAGTCACCATGTTACAG gtgcaGGACTGTcatgtaataaaatatttaccCAAAGAAGAATATGATGGATGTACAGCTGCTCTCATTGTGGGCGGGAAAAACGTATCGCCATTCTAT AGGTCTGAAAGTGAGTTGGAGATGTTCAGGAATGCAGGAGTGCCCCCAAAACAGAAAGTTACCACCTTTAAGGTCTCTGATAACGCCCTCATCAAACCAG gcaCTCCTCTGTATGCAGCACATTTCCGCCCAGGCCAATATGTAGACGTCACAGCCAAATC catTGGTAAAGGTTTTCAAGGGGTAATGAAGAGATGGGGGTTCAAGGGTCAGCCGGCAACCCATGGCCAGACCAAAACTCATCGAAGACCAGGAGCCTCTGGACCAGGAGGG GATCCTGCCAAAGTTTTCAAAGGGAAGAAGATGCCTGGGAAAATGGGAAACACCTACATCACAGCCCATGGACTGAAG ATATGGAGAGTCAATACCAAGCACAATGTGCTGTATGTTCACGGCTCCGTACCCGGCCACAGGAACTGCTTACTGAAG GTGAGAGATACTGCCCTGCCAACCAGGAGCTCCACTCTCCTCAACCCTCCTTTCCCCACCTACTTTAGTGAAGAGGAAGCCGACCTTGATGAAGACCTGTATGATGACAACTTGTTCTTTCACACAGAACCATCTTTAACACTGACCTGA